From the genome of Sphingobium sp. JS3065, one region includes:
- a CDS encoding YfiR family protein, translated as MQASFLFKFAPFVEWPPEAFSTADRAFVICVVGDDPFGTLLNDVVRGQKMVDRPVVVRRTGADPTPAGCHILFAGASADSGYAPFTTIEGKPVLTVADKSAGPAGAMIEFVRQKGRVRFQIDEGAARAHGLRISSKLLGLAIAVNRK; from the coding sequence GTGCAGGCCAGTTTCCTGTTCAAATTCGCGCCCTTCGTGGAATGGCCGCCAGAGGCCTTTTCCACTGCGGACCGGGCGTTCGTCATCTGCGTCGTGGGGGATGATCCGTTCGGCACGCTGCTGAACGACGTCGTGCGCGGCCAGAAAATGGTGGACCGTCCCGTCGTCGTCCGCCGGACCGGCGCCGATCCCACCCCGGCGGGGTGCCACATATTGTTCGCGGGCGCATCGGCGGATTCCGGCTATGCGCCTTTCACGACGATCGAGGGCAAGCCCGTCCTGACCGTGGCGGACAAAAGCGCTGGCCCCGCCGGAGCGATGATAGAATTTGTCAGGCAGAAGGGCCGCGTGCGTTTTCAGATCGATGAAGGCGCCGCCCGCGCCCATGGCCTGCGGATCAGTTCCAAATTGCTCGGCCTTGCAATCGCGGTGAACAGAAAATGA
- a CDS encoding TetR/AcrR family transcriptional regulator, with protein MRYSSGHKARTRERILTEASRAIRRQGVDKVGVADVMSAAGLTVGGFYSHFASKDDLVAHAVDHMFQERYERFHALVEVDEPRAAIAKFFDGYLSMMHRGHPETGCPIPSLTSELVHLSEEGRLRLTNGMGGVVDDLTRLLDRAGIDKPDEAANAAFSEALGALVLSRMTIDPKAAEKILQRARKSVKQRLGVDDIETRIPLRHRTTASAAATASGREAARV; from the coding sequence ATGAGATATTCGAGCGGACATAAGGCGCGCACGCGGGAGCGCATCTTGACCGAAGCCTCGCGGGCCATCCGCCGCCAGGGTGTGGACAAGGTCGGCGTGGCCGATGTCATGTCCGCCGCTGGCCTGACCGTCGGCGGCTTCTATTCTCATTTCGCGTCCAAGGACGATCTGGTCGCTCATGCGGTCGACCATATGTTCCAGGAACGGTATGAACGCTTTCACGCCCTGGTGGAGGTGGACGAACCTCGCGCCGCGATCGCCAAATTCTTCGATGGCTATCTGTCGATGATGCATCGCGGCCACCCGGAAACGGGATGCCCGATACCTTCGCTCACAAGCGAGCTTGTTCATCTTTCCGAAGAAGGGCGGTTAAGGTTGACCAATGGGATGGGCGGTGTTGTCGACGACCTGACCCGGCTCCTTGACCGTGCCGGAATCGACAAGCCCGATGAAGCTGCCAATGCCGCCTTTTCGGAGGCTCTCGGCGCGCTCGTCCTCTCCAGGATGACGATCGATCCGAAGGCCGCGGAGAAGATTCTGCAAAGGGCGCGAAAATCAGTGAAGCAGCGGCTTGGCGTGGACGATATCGAGACGCGCATTCCCTTGCGTCATCGCACTACCGCCAGCGCGGCGGCCACCGCCTCCGGACGGGAAGCGGCGAGGGTTTAG
- a CDS encoding TonB-dependent receptor plug domain-containing protein, with the protein MKSWAWAFGGAARAAAGLLSLSAVPVHAQSLEELREMSISSLSKLDVTSVTRSSASLADAPASIYVITHDDIVRSGTLTLPGILRLAPNLHVMRGGPNDTVVAARGLSGNDQAQNFSNKLLVLIDGRSVYSPLYSGVYWDMPDILPEDVDRIEVISGPGATLWGSNAVNGVINIITRDAGASQGLYGTGVVGNRTYDLGLRHGGHAGGNASYRLFVKRHENFESASGLDDGNRRTQGGFRFDWNSTPADALMVQGDAYYGSRSQGAAADENFHGYDLLARWRRSAPSGTTLQLQAYYDHTARRVEDGGGHFALDTFDMEGQHGFTLGQAHSIVWGGGARISRYRIGDIPGLDFVPGRRSLFVGNLFAQDSIAIAPTLTGTIGAKLEQRSYAGLTFLPSVRLSWKPAPATLIWGAVSRAVRSPTPFDEDAVESIGQTVILTALSSFRSEKLTAYELGTRLTLSPRASLSVSTFYNVYDDLRSVDPAPGGFLPLRWGNGIKGDSYGLDAWADIRAADWWRLKPGYSLLIHKFRFKPDAVPLLGISQVGNDPKHRATLRSSMDIGPQVNVDFDLRYVSALPDPHVAAYVELGARLGWQFDERAELSVSGFNLLHRRHRELPAAQATPLGRSLFVALKCTI; encoded by the coding sequence ATGAAGTCATGGGCTTGGGCTTTTGGCGGAGCGGCTCGGGCGGCCGCTGGCCTTCTGTCCTTGTCGGCGGTTCCGGTCCATGCCCAGAGCCTGGAAGAGTTGCGGGAGATGTCCATTTCCTCGCTCTCGAAACTGGACGTCACCTCCGTCACCCGATCCAGCGCCTCACTGGCGGACGCGCCCGCGTCCATCTATGTCATCACCCATGACGACATCGTCCGTTCCGGCACGCTGACGCTGCCCGGCATCCTTCGGCTCGCCCCCAATCTGCATGTGATGCGCGGCGGTCCCAACGACACGGTCGTCGCCGCGCGCGGGCTGAGCGGCAATGACCAGGCGCAGAATTTTTCCAACAAGCTGCTCGTCCTGATCGACGGCCGCAGCGTCTATTCGCCGCTCTATTCGGGCGTCTATTGGGACATGCCGGACATATTGCCGGAGGATGTCGACCGGATCGAGGTGATTTCCGGCCCCGGCGCGACGCTGTGGGGATCGAATGCGGTCAACGGCGTGATCAACATCATCACCCGCGACGCGGGCGCTTCGCAGGGTCTTTACGGGACGGGCGTGGTGGGGAACAGAACCTATGATCTGGGTCTGCGCCATGGCGGCCATGCGGGGGGAAACGCCAGCTACCGCCTGTTCGTCAAACGCCATGAAAATTTCGAAAGCGCGTCCGGCCTGGACGACGGCAACCGCCGGACGCAGGGCGGCTTCCGCTTCGACTGGAATTCGACGCCCGCCGACGCATTGATGGTGCAGGGGGACGCCTATTACGGCTCCCGCTCTCAGGGGGCCGCGGCGGATGAGAATTTCCACGGCTACGACCTGCTCGCCCGTTGGCGTCGCAGCGCCCCTTCCGGCACGACCCTGCAACTTCAGGCCTATTATGATCATACGGCGCGCCGGGTCGAGGATGGCGGCGGCCACTTCGCCCTCGACACCTTCGATATGGAGGGTCAGCACGGCTTCACCCTTGGCCAGGCGCACAGCATCGTCTGGGGCGGCGGGGCGCGCATCAGCCGTTATCGGATCGGGGATATTCCGGGCCTGGACTTCGTGCCGGGGCGGCGATCCCTGTTCGTCGGCAATCTGTTCGCGCAGGACAGCATCGCCATCGCCCCGACGCTGACGGGCACGATCGGGGCCAAGCTGGAGCAGCGCAGCTATGCGGGCCTGACGTTCCTGCCCAGCGTCCGCCTGTCCTGGAAACCCGCCCCCGCCACGCTGATCTGGGGCGCGGTGTCCCGCGCCGTCCGGTCGCCCACGCCCTTTGACGAGGATGCGGTGGAATCCATAGGGCAAACCGTGATCCTGACCGCCCTGTCCAGCTTCCGATCCGAAAAGCTGACCGCCTATGAATTGGGCACGCGCCTGACGCTTTCGCCGCGCGCGTCCCTGTCCGTATCGACCTTCTACAATGTCTATGACGATCTGAGGTCGGTCGATCCCGCGCCCGGCGGTTTCCTGCCGCTGCGATGGGGCAATGGGATCAAGGGGGACAGCTACGGCCTGGACGCCTGGGCGGATATCCGCGCCGCGGACTGGTGGCGGCTGAAGCCCGGTTACAGCCTGCTGATCCACAAATTCCGTTTCAAGCCGGACGCCGTGCCCCTGCTGGGCATCTCTCAGGTCGGCAACGATCCGAAGCATAGGGCGACCCTGCGTTCCTCCATGGACATCGGGCCGCAGGTCAATGTCGATTTCGACCTGCGCTATGTCAGCGCCCTGCCCGATCCGCATGTCGCGGCCTATGTCGAACTGGGCGCCCGGCTTGGCTGGCAGTTCGACGAGCGGGCCGAATTGTCGGTTTCCGGCTTCAACCTTCTCCATCGGCGGCACCGGGAGCTTCCGGCCGCGCAGGCGACGCCGCTTGGCCGCAGCCTGTTCGTGGCGCTGAAATGCACCATCTGA
- a CDS encoding ATP-binding protein — protein sequence MKEGSENWPENRLENRLSMGNIVTQMATPLSAVLIAILLTVAGLAAAFQLEQLGRVEKLRQITVQARILANGIAAPLAFEDDAALQEYLNALKADPQIVAVAAYDSQGAFAAGFARRSASLPRRAGDAKQAAAPGALAVTVPVHQGGTQLGSVYLLSTMDSLSRRLTRYLGIAVIVIAASVLIVMLAASYSSLRRSHQALRAEIAGRQQAEEALRQSQKMEAMGQLTGGVAHDFNNLLMVASGGLDLMERTSDPVRLTKLKAGIRQAVDRGAKLTRQLLAFSRRSPLNPEVIDPRARIKGMDALLERSLGESIEVAMHLPADLWPVEVDASELEVAILNIALNARDAMQRGGTIVIEGANLPGTGDRPDRVRIAVTDKGAGIAPDLVNKIFEPFYTTKAIGQGTGLGLSQVYGFARASGGEVLVDSIVGQGTTITLLLPRSPLAPKGADSLAEPMAAFGTHRILLVEDDDTVADTVGGMLTALGYETERVDSGDEALRRLERQVDFSLILSDMIMPGEVSGMELALKVRQLWPHLGTMLMTGYSAAAASAAKEGVPLLAKPFTIQDLSVQLMAVLDQPGQGRA from the coding sequence ATGAAGGAAGGTTCCGAAAATTGGCCTGAAAACCGGCTCGAAAACCGGCTTAGCATGGGCAATATCGTCACGCAGATGGCGACGCCGCTTTCCGCCGTGCTGATCGCCATCCTGCTCACGGTCGCCGGTCTGGCCGCCGCCTTCCAGCTCGAACAGCTTGGCCGCGTCGAAAAGCTGCGGCAGATCACCGTCCAGGCCCGGATACTGGCCAATGGCATCGCCGCGCCCCTGGCTTTCGAGGACGATGCCGCCCTTCAGGAATATCTGAACGCGCTGAAGGCCGACCCCCAGATCGTCGCGGTCGCCGCCTATGACAGCCAGGGCGCGTTCGCCGCCGGATTCGCCCGCCGGTCCGCCAGCCTGCCCCGTCGAGCGGGGGACGCGAAGCAGGCGGCGGCCCCCGGCGCGCTGGCAGTCACCGTGCCCGTCCACCAGGGGGGCACGCAACTGGGTTCCGTCTATCTCCTGTCGACCATGGACAGCCTGTCGCGCCGGCTGACGCGCTATCTGGGCATCGCGGTCATCGTGATCGCGGCATCGGTGCTGATCGTGATGCTGGCGGCGTCCTATTCCTCCCTGCGTCGATCGCATCAGGCGCTGCGGGCGGAGATCGCCGGACGCCAGCAGGCGGAAGAAGCGCTGCGTCAATCCCAGAAGATGGAGGCCATGGGGCAATTGACCGGCGGCGTGGCGCACGACTTCAACAATCTGCTGATGGTCGCTTCCGGCGGGCTGGACCTGATGGAACGCACCAGCGACCCTGTCAGGCTGACGAAGCTGAAGGCCGGGATACGCCAGGCCGTGGACCGCGGCGCGAAACTGACGCGGCAGCTTCTCGCCTTTTCCCGCCGCTCGCCGTTGAACCCCGAAGTCATTGATCCACGCGCGCGGATCAAGGGCATGGACGCGCTGCTGGAACGTTCGCTGGGCGAAAGCATAGAGGTCGCCATGCACCTGCCCGCCGACCTCTGGCCAGTGGAGGTCGATGCGTCGGAACTGGAGGTCGCGATCCTGAATATCGCCCTCAACGCGCGGGACGCCATGCAGAGGGGCGGCACCATCGTGATCGAGGGCGCGAATCTTCCCGGCACCGGCGATCGGCCCGATCGCGTGCGGATAGCCGTGACCGACAAGGGGGCGGGCATTGCGCCCGATCTGGTCAACAAGATATTCGAACCATTCTACACGACGAAGGCAATCGGCCAGGGCACTGGCCTGGGCCTCAGCCAGGTCTATGGCTTCGCGCGCGCGTCCGGCGGGGAAGTATTGGTCGACAGCATCGTCGGCCAGGGGACGACCATCACCCTGCTGCTGCCGCGTTCCCCGCTCGCGCCCAAGGGCGCCGACAGCCTGGCGGAACCCATGGCCGCTTTCGGCACGCATCGCATCCTGCTGGTCGAGGATGACGACACGGTCGCCGACACGGTGGGCGGCATGCTGACGGCGCTGGGCTATGAGACGGAGCGGGTCGACAGTGGCGACGAGGCGCTTCGCCGGTTGGAACGGCAGGTGGATTTTTCGCTGATCCTGTCGGACATGATCATGCCCGGCGAAGTCAGCGGCATGGAACTGGCGCTGAAGGTCAGGCAGCTTTGGCCGCATCTGGGAACGATGCTGATGACGGGCTACAGCGCGGCGGCCGCCTCCGCCGCGAAGGAGGGCGTTCCTCTTCTGGCGAAGCCGTTCACGATCCAGGATTTGTCGGTTCAGTTGATGGCGGTGCTGGACCAGCCAGGGCAGGGGCGGGCATGA
- a CDS encoding gamma-glutamyltransferase family protein has product MTKTARLGLSRRDFAALAVGGAVLAQAGASAQQAVPATRAPLEPTRLVSAGETLRPEIVGNFGIVAAGRHYAVAAGTRILMAGGNATDAGVAGVFAAAVTEISHFGFGGEAPTIIYDAKARKVSVVNGQGVAPALATPDKFAKAGVIPGNGPNGGTVPALVDAMALALQLNGTMTLDQVLQPAIELADGFVMYNFLAEVFASQRKATSKWKDAYDAYYPGGQLPKVGEIFRQSNLAKTIRIIAAADRAAYKKTKDRKAAIQAGRDAFYKGDIARRIGAAMERDGGLMRYEDLASYKGRVETPAMTSVFGYEVYKAGFWSQGPAMLMALNIAEAAGIASMEPGSAPYLHTVAESIKLAFDDRNAYFGDPDFASVPMKGLLSKAYAAQRAKQIGPKASLEHRYGDPWAFEGKARATPAFTPHMLKAPPRPTADTTAIEVVDRDGNLFSATPSSGWLLGGAYIAGDTGVPMSNRLTVFDLDPESPNVLAPGKRPRTTLSPSMVLKDGAPYLAIGTPGGDNQGQQIMNVLLRVLAFDQPLQAAIEAPRINSNHFHASFAIKKDEPGVLEVEDRVPQAVRDDLAARGHKLDVLGPFAVSTGIVAAGVVPGSGTLRGGADVRRERYVFGW; this is encoded by the coding sequence ATGACCAAGACTGCAAGGCTGGGCTTGAGCCGTCGTGACTTCGCGGCATTGGCGGTGGGCGGCGCTGTACTGGCGCAGGCTGGGGCATCGGCGCAGCAGGCTGTTCCCGCGACCAGGGCGCCGCTGGAGCCGACCCGGCTGGTAAGCGCGGGGGAGACGCTGCGGCCGGAAATCGTCGGCAATTTCGGCATCGTCGCGGCAGGGCGTCATTATGCTGTGGCGGCGGGAACGCGCATCCTGATGGCGGGCGGCAACGCCACGGACGCGGGCGTGGCGGGGGTGTTCGCTGCGGCCGTGACGGAGATTTCGCATTTCGGCTTCGGCGGCGAAGCGCCGACCATCATCTACGACGCGAAGGCGAGAAAAGTCTCCGTGGTGAACGGTCAGGGCGTCGCGCCCGCGCTCGCCACGCCGGACAAGTTCGCGAAAGCGGGCGTCATTCCCGGCAATGGTCCCAATGGCGGCACCGTTCCCGCGCTGGTCGACGCCATGGCGCTGGCGTTGCAGCTCAACGGCACGATGACGCTGGATCAGGTTCTGCAACCCGCCATCGAATTGGCGGACGGTTTCGTCATGTATAATTTCCTGGCCGAAGTGTTCGCCAGCCAGCGGAAGGCCACTTCCAAATGGAAGGACGCCTACGACGCTTATTATCCGGGCGGACAATTGCCGAAAGTTGGCGAAATCTTCCGTCAGTCCAATCTGGCGAAGACCATCCGCATCATCGCGGCGGCGGACCGGGCCGCATATAAGAAGACGAAAGACCGCAAGGCGGCGATCCAGGCGGGGCGCGACGCCTTCTACAAGGGCGATATCGCCCGGCGAATCGGCGCGGCGATGGAGCGCGACGGCGGGCTGATGCGCTATGAAGACCTGGCCAGCTACAAGGGCAGGGTCGAGACGCCGGCCATGACCAGCGTCTTCGGTTATGAAGTCTACAAGGCCGGTTTCTGGAGCCAGGGTCCGGCCATGCTGATGGCGCTCAACATCGCCGAAGCGGCGGGCATCGCGTCGATGGAGCCGGGGTCCGCGCCCTATCTCCACACCGTGGCGGAATCGATCAAGCTCGCCTTCGACGACCGCAACGCCTATTTCGGCGACCCGGATTTCGCGTCCGTGCCGATGAAGGGCCTGTTGTCCAAGGCCTATGCGGCGCAGCGGGCGAAGCAGATCGGGCCGAAGGCGTCGCTGGAGCATCGCTATGGCGACCCCTGGGCGTTCGAGGGGAAGGCGCGCGCCACCCCCGCCTTCACCCCCCATATGCTGAAGGCTCCACCGCGCCCCACCGCCGACACGACCGCCATCGAAGTGGTCGACCGGGACGGCAATCTGTTCAGCGCCACGCCCAGTTCCGGCTGGCTGCTGGGCGGCGCCTATATCGCCGGGGATACCGGCGTGCCGATGAGCAACCGGCTGACCGTCTTCGACCTCGATCCCGAAAGCCCCAATGTGCTGGCCCCCGGCAAGCGGCCGCGCACGACGCTGTCGCCCTCCATGGTGCTGAAGGACGGCGCGCCCTATCTGGCGATAGGCACGCCGGGCGGCGACAATCAGGGCCAGCAGATCATGAACGTGCTGCTGCGCGTGCTGGCGTTCGACCAGCCGTTGCAGGCCGCGATCGAGGCGCCCCGCATCAACAGCAATCATTTTCACGCCTCCTTCGCGATCAAGAAGGATGAACCGGGCGTGCTGGAGGTGGAGGACCGGGTGCCGCAGGCGGTGCGCGACGATCTGGCCGCGCGCGGGCACAAGCTGGACGTGCTGGGGCCGTTCGCGGTTTCCACCGGCATCGTCGCAGCGGGCGTCGTGCCGGGCAGCGGCACTTTGCGCGGCGGGGCGGATGTCCGCCGCGAACGCTATGTTTTCGGCTGGTAA
- a CDS encoding TonB-dependent receptor domain-containing protein yields the protein MRVRRNSIAILAGASIWALTAGVLHAQTDAAPEAEADKGAEIVVIGSQIRGANTTGALPVSVVGEQQIEAVAAVSGADLFRSIPQLGGVTFNEQVLGGGNANAARGDVSTVSLRGLGQGNTLLLINGRRTVLHPTSQAISGVIDSGVPTFGYNANTIPVGNIARVEVLRDGAAALYGSDAVAGVVNNVLNSDFDGAKFDAQYGGAEGTNLREFTVNGLIGKDFSEGRGNITLFAGYAQKSKLYVSDQDYTANVDRRGYVAGTSFANVSAFNGTSTSTPWGTFRALSPAANGTFLNQTITSNGTAFTNSSSQFHIQPSTNSGCRIASGTAGTCYDDGNGASEMATVDSNLRFNSPATFDKLTTQPSVKRINLFANGHFDLTDELTVYGEAGFYRGKTEAIIGAPGSLPNIPITVAANAYWNPLGPVGSPNRLPGLSTAVVPAAGLPVQITSLSYVDVGSRKVDVTNYQYRFLGGLKGKIGDWDWDTAGLYTWATAADTQENFSNTLLQAAINRTTPDAYNPFNGGCVDAPSIGDCTPNSAATIDSFRIKATRKTRTSLALWDFKVSNANLLGLWADNSIGIAAGVEYRRETYHDNRSPYQGGIAGVDTTYTDAVTGIFYGSDLGGASPSPDVRGKRNVKSAYAELAIPIFSPDMEIPFFRSLDFQIAGRYEDYSDVGSVAKPKIAASWELLQGMRLRGSWSQGFRAPNLEVINTSTLDRVNTGIDYVLCEADLRAGRIANFSQCNRSISVLRRSGGNPNLKPEESQSWSFGAVFSPQLGNGWGKVTFTVDRWKIKQKNVVGLLDYQNGLNLDYLRRVQGGTNPNVVRRDPTADDAALVAGTGLAPVGELLYVVANFENLLPVTVQGIDFNLDYLLPTASIGTFSFNVNASRLISYYVDAPAGVTAVIDGRSAGLVNPGVPIQGGGDVVGRDGQPRWRIAATLDWTLGPVKIGAFTQFTDSVYENAVRDAATNPWIVKGQTTVNLYAQYTFKNGGPLNDTSIQIGARNIFDKDPPLASTGYLSNLYQPQARYWYTSIKKSF from the coding sequence ATGAGGGTGAGAAGAAACAGCATTGCGATACTGGCGGGCGCCAGTATTTGGGCATTGACGGCAGGCGTCCTGCACGCGCAGACCGACGCCGCGCCGGAAGCGGAGGCGGATAAAGGCGCCGAAATCGTCGTCATCGGATCCCAGATCAGGGGCGCGAACACGACCGGCGCCCTGCCCGTCAGCGTCGTGGGCGAACAACAGATCGAGGCGGTGGCCGCGGTTTCCGGCGCCGATCTCTTCCGGTCCATCCCGCAACTGGGCGGCGTGACCTTCAACGAACAGGTGCTGGGCGGCGGCAACGCCAATGCCGCGCGCGGCGACGTTTCCACCGTATCGCTGCGCGGTCTGGGACAGGGCAATACGCTGCTGCTGATCAACGGCCGCCGCACCGTGCTGCACCCGACATCGCAGGCCATTTCCGGCGTCATCGATTCCGGCGTTCCGACCTTCGGCTATAACGCCAACACCATTCCGGTCGGCAACATCGCGCGCGTGGAAGTGTTGCGCGACGGCGCGGCGGCTCTCTACGGTTCCGATGCAGTCGCGGGCGTCGTCAACAACGTGCTCAATTCGGATTTCGACGGTGCCAAGTTCGACGCCCAATATGGCGGGGCGGAAGGCACCAATCTTCGCGAATTCACGGTCAACGGCCTGATCGGCAAGGACTTTAGCGAAGGGCGCGGCAACATCACGCTGTTCGCCGGCTATGCGCAGAAGTCGAAGCTTTACGTGAGCGATCAGGACTATACCGCCAATGTCGACCGGCGCGGCTATGTGGCGGGCACGTCCTTCGCCAATGTCTCGGCGTTCAACGGCACCAGCACCAGCACCCCATGGGGCACCTTCCGCGCGCTCAGCCCGGCGGCGAACGGAACTTTCCTCAACCAGACCATCACCAGCAACGGCACCGCCTTCACCAACAGTTCCAGCCAGTTTCACATCCAGCCCAGCACCAACAGCGGGTGCCGGATCGCATCGGGCACCGCGGGAACCTGTTATGACGACGGCAACGGCGCGAGCGAGATGGCGACCGTCGACAGCAATCTGCGTTTCAATTCGCCGGCGACGTTCGACAAGCTGACCACCCAGCCTTCGGTCAAGCGCATCAACCTGTTCGCCAACGGGCATTTCGACCTGACTGACGAGTTGACCGTCTATGGCGAAGCGGGCTTCTATCGCGGCAAGACGGAGGCGATCATCGGCGCGCCCGGTTCGCTGCCGAACATCCCGATCACCGTCGCGGCCAACGCCTATTGGAACCCGCTCGGTCCGGTCGGATCGCCCAACCGCCTGCCCGGCCTCAGCACCGCCGTCGTTCCGGCCGCTGGCCTGCCGGTCCAGATCACGTCCCTCAGCTATGTCGACGTCGGATCGCGCAAGGTCGACGTGACCAATTACCAATATCGTTTCCTGGGCGGGCTGAAGGGCAAGATCGGCGATTGGGACTGGGATACCGCCGGTCTCTACACCTGGGCCACCGCCGCGGACACGCAGGAGAATTTCTCCAACACCCTGTTGCAGGCCGCGATCAACCGCACCACGCCCGACGCCTATAATCCGTTCAACGGCGGCTGCGTGGATGCGCCGTCCATCGGGGACTGCACGCCGAACAGCGCGGCCACCATCGACAGTTTCCGCATCAAGGCGACCCGCAAGACACGCACGTCGCTGGCATTGTGGGATTTCAAGGTTTCCAACGCCAATCTGCTGGGCCTGTGGGCGGACAACAGCATCGGCATCGCCGCGGGCGTCGAATATCGCCGCGAAACCTATCATGACAATCGTTCGCCCTATCAGGGCGGCATTGCCGGGGTGGACACGACCTATACCGACGCCGTCACTGGCATCTTCTACGGGTCCGACCTGGGCGGCGCCAGCCCCAGCCCGGACGTTCGCGGCAAGCGCAACGTGAAGTCGGCCTATGCCGAACTCGCCATCCCGATCTTCAGCCCGGACATGGAAATCCCCTTCTTCCGCAGCCTGGATTTCCAGATCGCGGGCCGGTACGAGGATTATAGCGACGTCGGATCGGTCGCGAAGCCCAAGATCGCGGCAAGCTGGGAACTTCTCCAGGGCATGCGCCTGCGCGGTTCCTGGTCGCAGGGTTTCCGCGCTCCCAATCTGGAGGTGATCAACACCTCCACGCTGGACCGCGTGAACACCGGCATCGACTATGTGCTGTGCGAGGCGGACCTGCGCGCCGGGCGCATCGCCAACTTCTCCCAGTGCAACCGCTCCATCTCCGTCCTGCGGCGCAGCGGCGGCAACCCGAACCTGAAGCCGGAGGAATCGCAGAGCTGGAGCTTCGGCGCGGTCTTCTCCCCGCAACTGGGCAACGGCTGGGGCAAGGTGACGTTCACGGTCGACCGCTGGAAGATCAAGCAGAAGAATGTGGTCGGGCTGCTGGATTATCAGAACGGCCTCAACCTCGACTATCTGCGGCGGGTGCAGGGCGGCACCAATCCCAATGTCGTGCGGCGCGATCCGACGGCGGACGATGCCGCGCTGGTGGCGGGCACGGGCCTCGCGCCGGTGGGCGAACTGCTCTATGTGGTCGCGAATTTCGAAAATCTGCTGCCGGTGACGGTGCAGGGCATCGACTTCAACCTGGACTATCTGCTGCCGACCGCATCGATCGGCACATTCTCCTTCAACGTCAACGCTTCGCGCCTGATCAGCTATTATGTCGACGCCCCGGCGGGCGTGACGGCAGTGATCGACGGCCGTTCGGCGGGCCTGGTCAACCCCGGCGTGCCGATCCAGGGCGGCGGCGACGTGGTGGGCCGCGACGGGCAGCCGCGCTGGCGCATCGCGGCGACTTTGGACTGGACATTGGGACCGGTGAAGATCGGCGCCTTTACCCAGTTCACCGACAGCGTGTATGAAAATGCGGTCCGCGACGCTGCGACCAATCCCTGGATCGTGAAGGGCCAGACCACGGTCAATCTCTACGCCCAATATACGTTCAAGAATGGCGGGCCGCTGAACGATACCAGTATTCAGATCGGGGCGCGCAATATCTTCGACAAGGATCCGCCGCTGGCTTCGACGGGTTATCTGTCGAACCTCTACCAGCCGCAGGCGCGCTACTGGTACACCAGCATCAAGAAATCGTTTTGA
- a CDS encoding SDR family NAD(P)-dependent oxidoreductase, whose product MAIVGAGDYIGAEIAKKFASEGFHVHLGRRGGDKLQFPILETTDRVFHKVWQMACFAGFVTGREAARIILPRKRGKIFFTGATAGLRGGAGYAAFASAKFGIRAVAQSMTRELWPSNIHVAHLIIDAGVDTQWVREIIGSARAPKRSTISSPTN is encoded by the coding sequence GTGGCCATTGTCGGCGCTGGCGATTATATCGGCGCGGAGATTGCGAAGAAGTTCGCGAGCGAGGGGTTTCATGTCCATCTCGGCCGCAGGGGCGGCGACAAGCTCCAGTTCCCCATCCTGGAAACCACCGACCGCGTCTTCCACAAGGTCTGGCAGATGGCCTGCTTCGCCGGTTTCGTCACCGGGCGCGAGGCCGCCCGCATCATACTGCCCCGCAAGCGCGGCAAGATCTTCTTCACCGGCGCCACCGCCGGTCTGCGCGGCGGCGCAGGCTATGCCGCCTTCGCCTCCGCCAAGTTCGGGATCAGGGCCGTCGCCCAGTCCATGACCCGGGAACTGTGGCCCTCCAACATCCATGTCGCCCACCTCATCATCGATGCCGGCGTCGACACCCAATGGGTCCGCGAGATCATCGGAAGCGCCAGGGCACCGAAGCGCTCGACAATCTCAAGCCCGACGAACTGA